Genomic segment of Paraburkholderia agricolaris:
GCCGCCCGGCCCGCGCCGCCGCACCCCCGGCTTGCGGCGCGAAGAAGTCGCGCAACTGTGCGGCGTCAGTCCGACCTGGTACACGTGGATCGAACAGGGCCGCCCGGTCTCCGCTTCCGCCGAGGCGCTGGCGCGGATCGCCGTGGCATTGCAACTGTCGCGCGCCGAGCGGGCGTATCTGTTCGAACTGGCCGCGCAGCGCGACCCGGCCGAGCCCGATCCGGCCGCCGCCGACGCTCCCGCCACCCTGCTCGAAACCGTGCAGCTCGTGAACGCCCCGGCTTACGTGCTCGACCGTCAGTGGAACGCGCTGGCGTGGAACGCGCGCGCCGCCGACCTGTTCGTCGGCTGGCTGGACGGCACCCACGATCGCAATCTGCTGCGCTACACCTTCACCGAACCGGCCGCGCGCGAACTGATCGTCGACTGGGAAACGCGCGCGCGACGCCTCGCCGCCGAATTCCGCGCCGACTCGATTCGTCATCTGAACGACGCGCCCACGCGCGGGCTGATCGACTCGCTCACCGCCGCCAGCGACGCGTTTGCGCGTTTCTGGGCGTCGCAGGACGTCGGCGGCCGGGAAGGCGGCCGGCGCGAATTCAACCATCCGCGCGACGGCCGCATCATCTATGACCAGATCACCTTCAAGCCCGCGCATCGCGAGGATCTGAAGCTGGTGGTGCTGGTGCGGGAATAGCGGTGCTTTTGCCTGAGCGGCCTTGGGGCGGGCGGCATCTTTGATGCGGTCCGCCAGTGTTAAAATCCCTGTCTTTCGCTCATTCCGATGGCGCCCGCCCTGTACGCAAACGCCGTCAGCGTCCTCACCTCGTTCAAAGCCCAACACCATGACGTCCCAACTGCACAAAAAAGGCGAAGCCTGGTCGGCTCGCTTCTCGGAGCCGATGTCGGAGCTCGTCAAACGCTACACGTCGTCGGTTTTCTTCGACAAGCGTCTGGCGCTCGTCGATATCGAAGGGTCGCTCGCGCACGCCTCGATGCTGGCCGCGCAGAAGATCATCGCCGCCGACGACCTCGCCGCGATCCAACGCGGCATGGCGCAGATCAAGGGTGAAATCGAGCGAGGCGAGTTCGAGTGGCAACTCGATCTGGAAGACGTCCACCTGAACATCGAAGCGCGCCTGACCGCGCTGATCGGCGACGCCGGCAAGCGTCTGCACACGGGCCGCTCGCGTAACGACCAGGTCGCGACCGACATCCGCCTGTGGCTGCGCGGCGAGATCGACCGCATCGGCGGGCTGCTGACGGAGCTGCGCACGGCCCTGCTCGACATGGCGGAGAAGAACGCCTCGACCATCATGCCCGGCTTCACGCACTTGCAGGTGGCGCAGCCGGTCACGTTTGGCCATCACCTGCTGGCCTACGTCGAAATGTTTTCGCGCGACGCCGAACGCATGATCGATTGCCGCAAGCGCGTGAATCGCCTGCCGTTGGGTGCGGCGGCTCTCGCCGGCACGAGCTATCCGATCGACCGTCACGCGGTGGCGAAGACCTTGGGCTTCGACGGCATCTGCGCAAATTCGCTGGATGCGGTGTCCGATCGTGACTTCGCGATCGAATTCACGGCAGCATCCGCGCTGGTGATGACGCACGTGTCGCGCTTCTCGGAAGAACTGGTTTTGTGGATGAGTCCGCGCGTCGGCTTCATCGATCTGGCCGACCGTTTCTGCACCGGCTCGTCGATCATGCCGCAGAAGAAGAACCCGGACGTGCCCGAACTCGCGCGTGGCAAGACGGGCCGCGTGAACGGTCATCTGATCGCGCTGCTCACGTTGATGAAGGGCCAGCCGCTCGCCTACAACAAGGACAACCAGGAAGATAAGGAACCGCTGTTCGACACCGTCGATACGGTTGCAGACACGCTGCGCATCTTCGCTGAAATGGTCGCGGGCATCTCCGTGAAGCCGCAAGCCATGCGCGACGCCGCGTTGCAAGGCTTCTCCACGGCCACCGATCTCGCCGATTACCTGGTCAAGCGAGGTCTGCCGTTCCGCGACGCGCACGAAGCCGTGGCGCTGGCGGTTCGCGTGTGCGCCGATCGTGGCTGCGATCTGGCCGACCTGACGCTGGAAGAAATGCGTCAGGAACTGCCGAACGTCGCGCATCTGATCGGCGACGACGTGTTTTCGTATCTGACGCTCGAAGGTTCGGTGGCCAGCCGCAACCATCCGGGCGGCACGGCGCCCGAGCAGGTGCTTGCCGCGGT
This window contains:
- the argH gene encoding argininosuccinate lyase gives rise to the protein MTSQLHKKGEAWSARFSEPMSELVKRYTSSVFFDKRLALVDIEGSLAHASMLAAQKIIAADDLAAIQRGMAQIKGEIERGEFEWQLDLEDVHLNIEARLTALIGDAGKRLHTGRSRNDQVATDIRLWLRGEIDRIGGLLTELRTALLDMAEKNASTIMPGFTHLQVAQPVTFGHHLLAYVEMFSRDAERMIDCRKRVNRLPLGAAALAGTSYPIDRHAVAKTLGFDGICANSLDAVSDRDFAIEFTAASALVMTHVSRFSEELVLWMSPRVGFIDLADRFCTGSSIMPQKKNPDVPELARGKTGRVNGHLIALLTLMKGQPLAYNKDNQEDKEPLFDTVDTVADTLRIFAEMVAGISVKPQAMRDAALQGFSTATDLADYLVKRGLPFRDAHEAVALAVRVCADRGCDLADLTLEEMRQELPNVAHLIGDDVFSYLTLEGSVASRNHPGGTAPEQVLAAVKAAREALK
- a CDS encoding helix-turn-helix transcriptional regulator, yielding MTTPPSADHPPPLDATPARALGDFIRAHRERLTPQALGLPPGPRRRTPGLRREEVAQLCGVSPTWYTWIEQGRPVSASAEALARIAVALQLSRAERAYLFELAAQRDPAEPDPAAADAPATLLETVQLVNAPAYVLDRQWNALAWNARAADLFVGWLDGTHDRNLLRYTFTEPAARELIVDWETRARRLAAEFRADSIRHLNDAPTRGLIDSLTAASDAFARFWASQDVGGREGGRREFNHPRDGRIIYDQITFKPAHREDLKLVVLVRE